Below is a genomic region from Streptomyces ferrugineus.
GCTGCCGCCCGGCGAGGCGGAGCTGGCGACCGATCCCGCGGTGCTGCGGGCGGCGCTGGGCGAGGCGGCGCGGCTCATCGAAGCGGCCGACAACTGCCGGTGACACGGCCGACCGGGCGGCACGGGCGCCCGCTTGCGACAATGACCCCATGGGAAGGTCCAGGAACACCCGGCGCCGGGCGGCAGCGGCCGAAGCCGTCGTCGAACGCGTCGACGGCGGGCTCGCCGAGCTGATACCCGACCGGGACCGCGCCCGGGCCTGGACGCTCCTCGTCGACGGGGCCCCGCAGTCGCACGTCGACCTGGACGACCCGGCGTACCTGTCCTTCGAGTACCAGCGGCGCCTGGGTCATGTCATCGACCTCGCCGCCCCGCCCGGCGGACCCGTCCGGGCGGTCCACCTCGGCGGCGGCGCCCTCACCCTCGCCCGCTACGTCGCCGCCACCCGGCCCCGCTCCACCCAGCAGGTCGTCGAGCGCGACGCCGCCCTCGTCCAACTGGTCCGGAGGGAACTGCCGTTGGATCCGGGCGCGCGGATCCGGGTGCGCTCGACCGACGCCCGGGACGGGCTCGCCAAGGTGCCCGACGAGTGGGCCGACCTCGTCATCGCCGACGTCTTCAGCGGGACCCGCACCCCCGCCCATCTGACCTCGACGGAGTTCCTCGACGACGTACGCCGGGCCCTGGCACCCGGCGGTGTGTACGCCGCCAACCTCGCCGACGGCCCGCCGCTCGCGCATCTGCGCGGCCAGATCGCCACCGCCGCCCACCGGTTCGCGGAACTCGCCCTGGTAGCCGACCCGGCCGTACTGCGCGGCAAGCGCTTCGGCAACGCCGTGCTCGTCGCCTCCGACCGACCGCTGCCGATCGCCGAACTGACCCGCAGCGCCGCCTCCGACCCGCACCCCGCCCGGGTCGAGCACGGCAAGGCGCTCACCGACTTCACCGGTGGGGCCCTTCCCGTGACCGACCTCGCGGCGGTGGCCTCCCCGGCGCCGCCACCGTCCGTGTTCCGGTGACGGTGCCGGTGCCGGCGACTCAGTAGCTCCCGATCTCCACCCTCGGCGGCCCGTCGTGCCACGTGCAGAACACCGACACCCGGTCCGCGCCCGAGCCGAACTCCACCCGGATCCACGTCTCCGTCTTCCACACCTGCATCGACCAGCCCGCGCCGGGAGTGGCCGAGACGAGGGCCGCGGAGGCGGTGCCGATGTCGAAGACCACCCGGCCGCCCCTGGTGTCGTAGCTCTTGACCTGGCCGGACGTGGTGGGGGAGGGGCTCGGGGTGTTCGCCGGCGGTTTCGAGGGGGCCGGGGTGCGGGGCGTCCCGGTCGGCTTCGGCGAGGGGCTCTTCGACGGCGTCGGCCGCCGGGGGGACCGCGTCGACGACGCCAGCGGCTTCGACCCCTGCGCCGTCGCGTCGGCCGCCGTGATGGGCAGGGCGCGCGGGCGGTCGTACACCGTGCCCGCCATCACCGTGTGGACACCCCACCACGACAGCGTGACCGCCGCGCCCGTGGCGAGCGACCAAGCCAGTAGGTGTACGAGTCCTCTGCGCATCGCGGGCCATACTGCCTCACGGGTCTCATGGGCCGCACACGGTCCGAGTTATCCACAGGCCCCGGATGTCGTCCCTCGCATGGCGTACGGTGCGGCGCATGGCAAGTGTGCTCGTGGTCGAGGACGACCCGTTCGTTCGCTCGGCGCTCATCCGGCACCTGACCGACGCGGCGCACACCGTGCGCAGTGTCGGGACGGCGCTGGAGGCGCTGCGCGAGGTCGCCCATTTCCGTTTCGACGTGGTCGTCCTGGACCTCGGTCTGCCCGACCTGGACGGCTCCGAGGCCCTGAAGATGCTGCGCGGGATCACCGACGTGCCGGTGATCATCGCCACCGCGCGGGACGACGAGACGGAGATCGTCCGGCTGCTGAACGCGGGGGCGGACGACTACCTCACCAAGCCCTTCTCGGTCGAGCATCTCTCGGCCCGCATGGCGGCCGTCCTGCGGCGTTCCCGGGGCGCCGCGGGCGAGCTGCCGCCGGAGACCGTGCTGCGCGTCGGCGGCCTCACCGTCGACCCGCTGCGCCGCCAGGCCGAGCTGGACGGTCTCCGACTCGACCTCACCCGCCGCGAGTTCGACCTGCTGGCCTTCCTGGCCGCCCGGCCCGGAGTGGTCGTACCCCGCAAGGAGCTGCTCGCCGAGGTGTGGCAGCAGTCGTACGGCGACGACCAGACGATCGACGTCCATCTGTCGTGGCTCAGGCGCAAGCTCGGGGAGACGGCCGCGCGACCGCGTTATCTGCACACGCTGCGCGGCGTCGGAGTGAAGCTGGAACCACCCGGTGGGGAGCCGCCGCGATGAGGTGGGCCCTGGTCAAGGTCAGCCTGGCGGTCACCGCCATGGTCGTGGTCGCCTTCGCCGTGCCGCTCGGACTCGTCATCCGGGAGATGGCCCGCGACCGCGCCTTCTCCAACGCCGAGCGGGAGGCCGCGGCCGTCGCCCCGGCGCTGTCCATCACCACCGACCGGGACCAGCTCGAGCGGGTCGTCGCCGCGGCCGGTTCGGACGCGGGCATGGCCCTGCACATACCGGCCTCCGGTGACGCGGCCGCCGTCGACCTCGGCCGGCAGCGCGCCGCCGACGGCGACATCGCGACGGTACGACGGCTGGGGCGGGCCTCGACCACGGAGGTCCCCGGCGGCTCCACGCTCCTGCAACCGGTCGCGCTGAGCTCCGGCGAGATAGCCGTCGTCGAGGTGTACGTCCCCGAGGCCGAGGTCACCAACGGCCTCGCCACGGCCTGGGCGGTGCTCGCCGGGGTCGGCCTGGCGCTGATCGTAGGGTCGGTCGCGGTCGCCGACCGGCTGGGCGTACGCATGGTGCGGCCCGCGCAGCGCCTGGCCGAGGGCGCGCACGAGCTGGGGGAGGGCAAGCTGGGCGCCCGGGTGCCCGAGGAGGGGCCGAACGAACTGCGGCTGGCCGCGGTCGCGTTCAACTCCATGGCCGACCAGGTGGTGCAACTCCTCGCCAACGAGCGGGAGCTGGCGGCCGACCTGTCCCACCGCCTGCGCACCCCGCTGACCGTGCTGCGGCTGAACGCGGCCTCGCTCGGGGACGGTCCGGCCGCCGAGCAGACCCGGGCCGCCGTGGCCCAGTTGGAGCGCGAGGTCGACACCATCATCCGTACGGCCCGGGACGCCAAGCCGCAGACGGTGGCGGCCGGTCCGGGCGCCGGGTGCGACGCGGCCGAGGTGGTGCGCGAGCGGATGGCCTTCTGGTCGGCGCTGGCGGAGGACGAGGGCCGCAAGGTGCGGGTGGCCGGCGTGGACCGGCCGGTGCGCATACCCGTGGCCCGGGCGGATCTGGCGGCCGCGCTGGACGCCCTGCTCGGCAACGTCTTCCGGCACACCCCCGAGGGCACGGCCTTCGCGGTCGACGTGCACAACGGTGAGGACGCGGTGATCGTGCTCGTGTCCGACGCGGGGCCCGGCATAGCCGACCCCGAGGCGGCCATGGCGCGCGGGCGGGGCTCGGGCAGCGCCGGGTCGACCGGGCTGGGCCTTGACATCGTGCGGCGGCTCGCGGAGTCGACGGGCGGGGACGTGCGGATCGGGTCGTCGGTGCTGGGCGGCACCGAGGTGCGGATCTGGATCCAGCTCGACGGGCGGGAGCCGGTGCGCAGGGGGCACCGGGGGTCGGTGCGGCGCCGCCGTCCCGGCAGATTGGTCTCGACCTTTAACCGCCCCCGATCCCTTCCTTAAGCGCACCCTAAGGTCCCCGACCACCGCCCGGATCAGGCGCTTTGCCCGATTCGAGATCGCTAGCGTGCTGCCGCACCCCACCCCCGGGAAATCCCCGCGAAGAGCGAAGGCAGGCACGCGATGAGTACGCACCGGCGCAGGGTCAGCGGCAGGACCAAGGCGATCGGCGGTCTCGTCGCCGCGGCCGCGGTCGGCGGTGGCGCGATCGTCTTCACCGGTACCGCGCAGGCGGCCGGAGTCGACGCGGCGTACACCAGGACCAGTGACTGGTCGACGGGTTACACCGCGCAGTACGTCGTCACGAACAACAGCGGCCAGGCGAAGAGGGACTGGACACTTCAGTTCGACCTGCCGTCGGGATCGAAGCTGAGCTCGCTGTGGAACGCCGAGTCGAGCGTGAGCGGCCGGCATGTCACCGTGACACCGCCGAAGTGGGACTCGGACGGGCTGGCCGCCGGCGAGTCGGTGACGGTCGGCTTCGTGGTCAACGGCACGGCCGCTCCGACGGGCTGTCTCATCGACGACGCGAAGTGCGGCGCGGACGACACCGCGACACCGGAGCCGAGCGGCCGCCCGACCCGGTCACCGAAGCCGACCCCGACTCCCTCCGCGACCACCGAGCCCACGCAGAGCCCCGGCACCGGGACGGAGGCGAGCGCCGGATTCGCCCCGTACATCGACACCTCCCTCCACCCCGCCTTCGACATGGCGGCGAGCGCCGAGGCGACCGGCGTGAAGAACTACAACCTCGCCTTCATCACCGACGGCGGCGGCTGCACCCCGAAATGGGGCGGTGTCACCGACCTCGGCGGCGACGCGGTGGCCGCCCAGATCGGCGACCTGCGCGCCAAGGGCGGCGACGTCCGTGTCTCCTTCGGCGGCGCGGCCGGCAGCGAGCTGGCGACCACCTGCTCCTCGGCCGACGCGCTGGCGGCGGCGTACGGCAAGGTCGTGGACGCGTACAAGCTGACCAAGGTCGACTTCGACGTCGAGGGCGGCGCGCTGCCGGACACCGCGGCCAACACCCGCCGCGCCCGGGCGATAGCCGAGCTCCAGGAGCGGCACCCGAACCTGGACGTCTCCTTCACCCTCCCCGTCATGCCGGAGGGCCTGACCCAACCGGGCGTCGACCTGCTGTCCGACGCCAAGCGGAACGGCGTGAAGATCGACACCGTCAACATCATGGCCATGGACTACGGCCCCGCGTACAGCGACGACATGGGCACCTACGCCGAACAGGCGGCCACCGCCACCCAGGCCCAGGTCAAGAGCGTCCTCGGTCTCTCCGACAGCGCGGCCTGGAAGACGGTCGCGGTCACCCCGATGATCGGCGTCAACGACGTCACCACGGAGGTCTTCAAGGTCGACGACGCCACCCAGCTGGTGGACTTCGCCAGGTCCAAGGGCCTCGGCTGGCTGTCGATGTGGTCGGCGACCCGCGACAAGCAGTGCGCGGGCGGCGAGAAGCCGGCGGCGGACGCGACGTGCAGCTCGATCCTCCAGGAGAAGTTCGCCTTCTCCAAGGCGTTCGCGGCCTACGGCAAGTAGCGCCGAGCCGCGTCCCGGCCGGCCCTCCCCCCCATCCGGCCGGGGCGCGGTGACCGCGGGGCGCGGCACGTCCCCCAGACGCGCCGCGCCCCGTCCCCCGGCCCGATTCCCCCGGGTCTCTAGAGCAGCTCGTCGACCGCGGGCAGCGCCCCGGTCCGAGCCGCCTTGCCGTACCAGTGCGCGCTCGACTTCGGCGTCCGGGCGAGGGACGCGTAGTCGACGTACACCGCGCCGAACCGCTTCTCGTAGCCGTACGCCCACTCGAAGTTGTCCAGCAGGGACCACAGGTAGTAGCCCCGGACATCGGCGCCGTCGGAGATGGCGCGGCGGATCTCGGAGAGGTGGCCGTGCAGGTAGGCGATGCGCTCGGGGTCGTGGACGCGGCCGTCGGGGTCGGGCTTGTCGTCGTAGGCCGCGCCGTTCTCGGTGATGTACAGGGGCAGGCCCGGGGCCTCGCGGCTGTAGCGCATGATCAGCTCGTGCAGGCCGGTCGGGTCGATGCTCCAGCCCATCTCCGTGCGCTCGCCCGGCGTCTGGTGGAACATCACGTCGTCCGCGCCGGGCCACGGCGAGTGCTCGCTCGCCCCGTGGCCGTCGGCGCGCGGGCCGGACAGCTCGGTCTCGGTCGACGAGACCAGCGTCGGGGTGTAGTAGTTCAGCCCCAGCGCGTCGAGCGGCTGGTTGATCGCGTCCAGATCGCCGTCCAGGACGTACGACCAGTCGGTGATCAGCTCCGTCGCCGTGTACAGCGTCTCCGGGTACGCGCCGTGCAGGATCGGGCCGTGGAAGACCCCGTTGGCCAGGTCGTCGATCTTCCGGACCGCCGCCAGGTCCGCGGCGTCCTGCGAGAGCGGCCGCACCGGGCAGGAGTTGAGGCTCAGCGCCACCGAGTTGCGGGCCGGCATCACCGAGCGCAGGGCCGACGTACCCAGGCCGTGGGCCAGGTTCAGGTGGTGGGCGGCCCGCAGCGTGGCCTCCGGTTCGGTGCGGCCCGGCGCGTGCACGCCCGAGCCGTAGCCCAGGAACGCGCTGCACCACGGCTCGTTGAGGGTGATCCACTGCTCCACCCGGTCGCCGAGCGCCTCGCCGACGATCTGCGCGTACTCGGCGAACCGGTACGCCGTGTCCCGCTCCGGCCAGCCGCCCGCGTCCTCCAGCTCCTGCGGCAGGTCCCAGTGGTAGAGGGTGACGGCGGGCTTGATCCCCGCGGCGAGCAGCTCGTCGACCAGGCGGCGGTAGAAGTCCAGGCCCACCTGCACCGCCGGGCCCCGGCCCGTCGGCTGGACGCGCGACCAGGAGATGGAGAAGCGGTACGCGTTCAGGCCGAGGTCGGCCATCAGCGCGACGTCCTCGCGGTAGCGGTGGTAGTGGTCGACAGCGATGTCACCGTGATCGCCGCCGGCCGTCCTGCCCGGCGTATGGCTGAAGGTGTCCCAGATGGAGGGGGTACGGCCGCCCTCGCGCACCGCTCCCTCGATCTGGTAGGCGGAGGTCGCGGCGCCCCAGAGGAAGGCGGGGGGAAAGGACACGGAGGACATGGGCTCAGGCATGGAAGCGCTCCCATAGGAGGTCGTGGAGACCGACGCGGGTACGGGTAGGGGAGAGGAGGGGGAAGGGGGGAAGGGACCCGAGGGCCGGGGCGGCGGTGACGCGGCCCCCGGAGTCGTACGGCCGAGACGAGTGCGACCGGGCGTCAGCCCTTGATCGCGCCCTGCATGATGCCGCCCACGATCTGCTTGCCGAACAGCAGGAAGGCGATCAGCAGCGGCAGGGTGCCGAGCAGGGCGCCCGCCATGATCACCGACTGGTCGGGGACATAGCCGGTGCCGAGCGAGTTGAGCGCGACCTGTACCGTCGGGTTCTCCTGGTTCAGGGCGATGATCGGCCACAGGAAGTCGTTCCAGGCGAACACGAAGGTCAGCAGGCCGAGAACGGCCATCGCGGGCCGGGCCGCGGGGAACACCACGTGCCAGACGATCCGCAGACTGCTCGCGCCGTCCACCCGCGCCGCCTCGATCAGCTCCGTCGGCAGCGCCTGCACCAGGTACTGCCGCATGAAGAACACACCGAAGGCGGTCACCAGCGTCGGCAGGACGACCGTCTGCAGCTGGTTGGACCAGCCGAGGTCCGCCATCCACAGATACAGCGGGACGACGGCCAGCTGCGGCGGCACCATCATCGTGCCGATCGTCAGCAGCAGCAGAACGTTCGAGAACTTGAACCGCAGTTTGGCGAAGGCGAAACCGGCGAGGGTGGAGAACAGCACCGTGGCGACCGTGATCGTGCCCGCGACGATCACCGAGTTGACCATCGCGGTGCCGAGCCCGGCCTCCTCCCACGCGGTCTCCAGATTCTTGAACAGGTTGCCGCCGAACCACAGCGGCGGCGGGGTCTGCGCCAGCCGGGCGTTGGTGCGCGAGGCCGCGATCGCCGTCCACACCAGCGGGGCCAGCGAGACCAGCGCGAACAGGGTCAGCACGACATAGGTGACCGGGCCGGCGTGCAGCTGCTTGCCCGCGCCCATCACGCGCTTCCGTTCCCGCCGGGACGGCGGTTTCTTCCCGGTCTGAGGGGGAGTCAGTTGGGTCGCTGTCATTGGGACTTCCTCAGCCGTCGGGAGATCAGCAGATTGACCGCGGCGACGATCAGCAGGATCAGGAACATCGACCAGGCGATCGCGGACGCCTTGCCGAGGTTGCCGATGATCCAGCCCTGGTCGTACATGTACAGCCCGAGCGTCTGGAACTGGTGACCCGAGCCGCCCTTCGAGCCGCTGACCCCGCCGAACAGCAGGGGCTCGCCGAAGAGCTGGGTCGCGCCGATGGTCGAGACGACCACCGTGAACAGGATCGTCGGCCGCAGCTGCGGGATCGTCACGTGGAGGAACTGCTGCCAGCGGTTGGCGCCGTCGATCGCCGCCGACTCGTACAGATCGGCCGGGATCGCCTGCATGGCGGCGAGGTAGATCAGCGCGTTGTAGCCCGTCCACCGCCAGATGACGATCGTCGACACGGCGAACTTCGAACCCCAGTCGGACTCGGTCCAGTTGACCGGATCGATCCCGACGAAGCCGAGCATCCAGTTGATCATGCCGCCGTCCCAGGAGTACAGCAGCACGAACACCAGCGTCGCCGCCGCCACCGAGGTGGCGTACGGGGTGAGCATCACGACCCGCCACACGACCGAGCCGCGCAGCTTGTAGTTGAGCAGGTGCGCCAGGCCGATCGCCATCAGCAACTGCGGCACCGTGGAGATCACGCCGATGGTGAAGGTGACCCACAGCGAGTTCCAGAAGAAGTCCGAGGACAGCAGGTTCTCGTAGTTCTTCAGCCCGGCCCAGGACTGGCCGTCCAGGTCGGACAGCTGCACGTTGTGCAGCGAGTACCAGGCCGTGTACAGCAGCGGGACCAGCGAGAACGCGCCGAACACGATGAAGAAGGGGGAGATGAACGCGTACGGCGACGCCTTCATGTCCCAGCGGTACAGCTTGCTGCGCCAGGAACCCGGGCCCGGCTCAGGCGGCGTACCGCGACCGTGCGCGCGGCCGGCCGCGCCCGGCTGCTCACCGGGCGCGGCGTCGGCGCTCGACGCGGAGTGCGCGAGGGCCTGCTTGGAGCTGGTCACTGGCCGAGCACGTCCTTGATCTCCTCGGTGGCCGCGTCCCAGCCCTCCTCAGGGCTCTTGCCCTTCTGCTCGACCTGGAGGATGCCGATGTCGGTCAGCGCGGTGCCGATCGGCTGGTCCTTGACGCCGAAGTACTGGGTCGGGATCGTCTTGGCCGAGGCGGAGAAGATCTCCGTGATCGGCGCGTTCGAGAAGTACTCGGTGGTGGCGTCCGCCGGCTTCAGGGTCGAGTACGCCGACGGGGCCGACGGGAAGCTCGCCTGCTTGGCGAAGACCTTCGCCTGCTGCTCGGGCGCGGTCAGCCACTTCGCCAGCGCGATGGCCTCCTTCTGGTGCTTGCTCGCCGTCGGCACGCCGATGAACGAACCGCCCCAGTTGCCCGCGGTCGGCGCCGCCGCCACGTCCCACTTGCCCTTGCCCGCGTCACCGGACTGCTCCAGGATGTAGCCGATCATCCAGGCCGGGCAGGCCACCGTGGCGAAGGTGGCGTTGGCGTAGCCCTGGTCCCACGGCTTCTCGAACTGCTTCAGCTTCGCCGACATGTCGCTGGTCGCCACCTCCATGGCGGTGTCCCACGCCGTCTTCACGCCCGCGGACTTCTCCCAGACGACGTTGCCGTCCTTGTCGTAGTACCGCTCGCTCGCACCGTTGAGGACGGCGTTGTAGACGGAGGAGGCGGAGTCCACGAACTTGGTGCCGCTCGGCGCCTTCTTCATGTACTCCTTGCCGAGGTCGACGTACTTGCCCCAGTCGCCCTTCCACTGCTCGGCGAGCTTGGTGCGGTCGGTCTCCAGGCCGGCCTTCTGGAACAGGTCCTTGCGGTAGCAGACGGCCATCGGACCGATGTCGGTGCCGAGCCCGATCAGCTTGCCGTCCTTGGTGGTGGCCTGGGCGTTCTTCCAGTCCAGCCACTGGGACTTGTCGACCTCCTTGCCGAGGTCGACGAACTTGTCGGCCTGCGTCTGCACGGCCTCGGTGACGTTGCCGACCTCGATCGCCTGGATGTCGTCGGTACCGGCACCGGCCTGCAGGCGGGTGAGGACCTTGGGCCAGTAGACGTCGGTCTTGGTGGTGACGTTCTCCTTGATGGTGATGTCGGGGTTGAGCTTCATGTACTCGTCGTAGAGGCCGGCCTGCTTGTAGCCGAAGGTGCCGAACGTGCCGACGGTGAGAGTGGTCTTGCCGCCGCCTCCGCCCTCGTTCGAAGGGCCGTCGTCCGAGTCCTCGGCGCAGCCGGCGAGCAGCCCTGTCGTCAGCGCGGCCGCGGCCGCGAGGGCCATCAGCCGGCGGGACCCGCGGGTACTCGTGCGCATTGCGTCCTCCTGTTGCCTGACGTGCCGACCCCCCGGCCAACTGCACTGTTGGGCCCGTTCATTCTTCACGCTGCGGCTCGGGCGGGGAACGTGCGGGATGTGTATGTGTCAGGTACTGTGGGAGCGCTCCCACATGTGATGTGTTGAAGGTTCGTCGGTCGGGGCGGGGGTGTCAAGGGTGGGAGCGCGGAGAGATGCGTTCAGTTATCGGGCTGTTAACTGGACCTCGTGAGCCGGTCCGGCGATCGCGGACGAGGGTCCGCCGAGGCTCGGCGCGGGGGGTCCTGGGGCGCCGGCTCCCGGCTGGGGTCACCGCACCGGACGGGACTGTTAAATTCCAGGCCAGCGACGAGACAACGGCGGGAAGGCGGAGCCCATGGCAAGCCACGGAGTGCGGGGGCGGAGCGGTGGCCGGCCCACCCTCGAAGAGGTGGCGGCCCGCGCGGGCGTGGGACGGGGCACCGTCTCCCGGGTGATCAACGGCTCGCCCCGGGTCAGTGACGCGACCCGCGCCGCGGTGGAGGCGGCGGTCGCGGAGCTCGGTTATGTTCCCAACACGGCCGCCCGTGCCCTGGCGGCGAACCGTACGGACGCCATCGCGCTGGTCGTGCCCGAGCCGGAGACGCGGTTCTTCGCGGAGCCGTACTTCTCGGACATGCTCAAGGGGGTCGGCGCCGAGCTCGGCGACACCGAGATGCAGCTCCTGCTGATCTTCGCGGGCAGCGACAAGGAACGCCGCCGGCTGGCCCAGTATCTGGCGGCACACCGTGTCGACGGTGTCCTGCTGGTCTCGGTCCACGCGGACGACCCACTGCCGGATCTGCTGGCCCAGCTCGAGATCCCGGCGGTGATCAGCGGCCCGAGATCGGCGGCGGAGACCCTGACCTCGGTCGACTCGGACAACTACGGCGGCGCGAGGTCGGCGGTGGAGCACTTGGTGGCCCGGGGCCGGGGGAGGATCGCCCACATCACCGGCCGCCTCGACGTCTACGGCGCCCAGCGCCGCGTCGACGGCTACCGCGACGCCCTGGGGGACGCCGGGCATCAGGTGGACGAGCGGCTGATCGAGCCCGGCGACTTCACCGAGGAGGGCGGCGCGAGGGCGATGCGGGCGTTGCTGGAGCGCGTCCCCGACCTGGACGCGGTCTTCGCGGCGTCGGACGTGACGGCGGCGGGCGCCCGCCAGGTGCTGCGCGAGGCGGGCCGCCGCATCCCCGACGACGTCGCCCTGGTCGGCTACGACGACTCCGCCATCGCCCGCCACATGGACCCGCCGCTGACGTCCGTCCGCCAGCCCATCGAGGAGATGGGCCGCCGCATGATCGACCTCCTCCTGAGCGAGATCGCGGACCGGCGTCCGGCGGCGTCGCGGGGGCTGGAGCGGGCGCAGGTGGTGCTGGCGACGGAGCTGGAGGAGCGGGCGTCGTCGTGAGGGCGGAGCGAATGTCGGCGACGTATGCCAGTTGACAACGTCGTCAACATGGAGGTGGTCGGCGTGACCGTGACCCAGATCGATCTGGATGACGAGGCGCTCGGCAGCACGCGGCGCGCGGGGAGTTCGACGCGGCGGCAGCGGCTCATGAAGCAGCCAAGCGGGCACGCCGGGCGGCCTTCGAGTGATCACGTACCTCCTGGACACCTCGGCGCTGTGGCACCTCTTCCGTACCCCCGGGGCGTTGGTTGCCTGGGAAGGGCACCCGCATCAGACGAGGCCTTCGAGGGATCCGTCCGTCGACATGACGGGTACGCACCCTGTTGGACCAAACAGAGTCGGACAGCACGCGGAGGACACCCCCATGCGTTCCTTGACCTTCGTCATCGGTACGGGACGCAGCGGTTCGACCGCGTTGTCGCGCATCCTCAACGCCCATCCGGATGTGCTGAGCCTCAACGAGTACATGGCCTCCGTGGGCGACGCCGCCTTCCCCGAGGGGAAGGTGACCGGTGAGGAGTTCTGGCAGACGCTCTTTCGGCCCGCCCCGCACTTCGAGCGGATGATCCGCAGTGGGCTGCCGCTGCCGGAGTTCCTCTACACCCGTCGCCCCGGCAGGTACTCGGCGCAGACCACCGGCATCCCCGCGCTCTCCCTGATGGTGCTGCCGCACCTCACCGACGACCCGGACGGGCTTCTCGACGCCCTCGGCGCGGCCGTGGTCCAGTGGCCCGAGCGCACCGCCGCCGAGCACCACCGGGCGT
It encodes:
- a CDS encoding spermidine synthase; this translates as MGRSRNTRRRAAAAEAVVERVDGGLAELIPDRDRARAWTLLVDGAPQSHVDLDDPAYLSFEYQRRLGHVIDLAAPPGGPVRAVHLGGGALTLARYVAATRPRSTQQVVERDAALVQLVRRELPLDPGARIRVRSTDARDGLAKVPDEWADLVIADVFSGTRTPAHLTSTEFLDDVRRALAPGGVYAANLADGPPLAHLRGQIATAAHRFAELALVADPAVLRGKRFGNAVLVASDRPLPIAELTRSAASDPHPARVEHGKALTDFTGGALPVTDLAAVASPAPPPSVFR
- a CDS encoding response regulator transcription factor; this translates as MASVLVVEDDPFVRSALIRHLTDAAHTVRSVGTALEALREVAHFRFDVVVLDLGLPDLDGSEALKMLRGITDVPVIIATARDDETEIVRLLNAGADDYLTKPFSVEHLSARMAAVLRRSRGAAGELPPETVLRVGGLTVDPLRRQAELDGLRLDLTRREFDLLAFLAARPGVVVPRKELLAEVWQQSYGDDQTIDVHLSWLRRKLGETAARPRYLHTLRGVGVKLEPPGGEPPR
- a CDS encoding sensor histidine kinase, with product MRWALVKVSLAVTAMVVVAFAVPLGLVIREMARDRAFSNAEREAAAVAPALSITTDRDQLERVVAAAGSDAGMALHIPASGDAAAVDLGRQRAADGDIATVRRLGRASTTEVPGGSTLLQPVALSSGEIAVVEVYVPEAEVTNGLATAWAVLAGVGLALIVGSVAVADRLGVRMVRPAQRLAEGAHELGEGKLGARVPEEGPNELRLAAVAFNSMADQVVQLLANERELAADLSHRLRTPLTVLRLNAASLGDGPAAEQTRAAVAQLEREVDTIIRTARDAKPQTVAAGPGAGCDAAEVVRERMAFWSALAEDEGRKVRVAGVDRPVRIPVARADLAAALDALLGNVFRHTPEGTAFAVDVHNGEDAVIVLVSDAGPGIADPEAAMARGRGSGSAGSTGLGLDIVRRLAESTGGDVRIGSSVLGGTEVRIWIQLDGREPVRRGHRGSVRRRRPGRLVSTFNRPRSLP
- a CDS encoding glycoside hydrolase family 18 protein, giving the protein MSTHRRRVSGRTKAIGGLVAAAAVGGGAIVFTGTAQAAGVDAAYTRTSDWSTGYTAQYVVTNNSGQAKRDWTLQFDLPSGSKLSSLWNAESSVSGRHVTVTPPKWDSDGLAAGESVTVGFVVNGTAAPTGCLIDDAKCGADDTATPEPSGRPTRSPKPTPTPSATTEPTQSPGTGTEASAGFAPYIDTSLHPAFDMAASAEATGVKNYNLAFITDGGGCTPKWGGVTDLGGDAVAAQIGDLRAKGGDVRVSFGGAAGSELATTCSSADALAAAYGKVVDAYKLTKVDFDVEGGALPDTAANTRRARAIAELQERHPNLDVSFTLPVMPEGLTQPGVDLLSDAKRNGVKIDTVNIMAMDYGPAYSDDMGTYAEQAATATQAQVKSVLGLSDSAAWKTVAVTPMIGVNDVTTEVFKVDDATQLVDFARSKGLGWLSMWSATRDKQCAGGEKPAADATCSSILQEKFAFSKAFAAYGK
- a CDS encoding GH1 family beta-glucosidase, translated to MSSVSFPPAFLWGAATSAYQIEGAVREGGRTPSIWDTFSHTPGRTAGGDHGDIAVDHYHRYREDVALMADLGLNAYRFSISWSRVQPTGRGPAVQVGLDFYRRLVDELLAAGIKPAVTLYHWDLPQELEDAGGWPERDTAYRFAEYAQIVGEALGDRVEQWITLNEPWCSAFLGYGSGVHAPGRTEPEATLRAAHHLNLAHGLGTSALRSVMPARNSVALSLNSCPVRPLSQDAADLAAVRKIDDLANGVFHGPILHGAYPETLYTATELITDWSYVLDGDLDAINQPLDALGLNYYTPTLVSSTETELSGPRADGHGASEHSPWPGADDVMFHQTPGERTEMGWSIDPTGLHELIMRYSREAPGLPLYITENGAAYDDKPDPDGRVHDPERIAYLHGHLSEIRRAISDGADVRGYYLWSLLDNFEWAYGYEKRFGAVYVDYASLARTPKSSAHWYGKAARTGALPAVDELL
- a CDS encoding carbohydrate ABC transporter permease, whose product is MTATQLTPPQTGKKPPSRRERKRVMGAGKQLHAGPVTYVVLTLFALVSLAPLVWTAIAASRTNARLAQTPPPLWFGGNLFKNLETAWEEAGLGTAMVNSVIVAGTITVATVLFSTLAGFAFAKLRFKFSNVLLLLTIGTMMVPPQLAVVPLYLWMADLGWSNQLQTVVLPTLVTAFGVFFMRQYLVQALPTELIEAARVDGASSLRIVWHVVFPAARPAMAVLGLLTFVFAWNDFLWPIIALNQENPTVQVALNSLGTGYVPDQSVIMAGALLGTLPLLIAFLLFGKQIVGGIMQGAIKG
- a CDS encoding carbohydrate ABC transporter permease translates to MTSSKQALAHSASSADAAPGEQPGAAGRAHGRGTPPEPGPGSWRSKLYRWDMKASPYAFISPFFIVFGAFSLVPLLYTAWYSLHNVQLSDLDGQSWAGLKNYENLLSSDFFWNSLWVTFTIGVISTVPQLLMAIGLAHLLNYKLRGSVVWRVVMLTPYATSVAAATLVFVLLYSWDGGMINWMLGFVGIDPVNWTESDWGSKFAVSTIVIWRWTGYNALIYLAAMQAIPADLYESAAIDGANRWQQFLHVTIPQLRPTILFTVVVSTIGATQLFGEPLLFGGVSGSKGGSGHQFQTLGLYMYDQGWIIGNLGKASAIAWSMFLILLIVAAVNLLISRRLRKSQ
- a CDS encoding ABC transporter substrate-binding protein is translated as MRTSTRGSRRLMALAAAAALTTGLLAGCAEDSDDGPSNEGGGGGKTTLTVGTFGTFGYKQAGLYDEYMKLNPDITIKENVTTKTDVYWPKVLTRLQAGAGTDDIQAIEVGNVTEAVQTQADKFVDLGKEVDKSQWLDWKNAQATTKDGKLIGLGTDIGPMAVCYRKDLFQKAGLETDRTKLAEQWKGDWGKYVDLGKEYMKKAPSGTKFVDSASSVYNAVLNGASERYYDKDGNVVWEKSAGVKTAWDTAMEVATSDMSAKLKQFEKPWDQGYANATFATVACPAWMIGYILEQSGDAGKGKWDVAAAPTAGNWGGSFIGVPTASKHQKEAIALAKWLTAPEQQAKVFAKQASFPSAPSAYSTLKPADATTEYFSNAPITEIFSASAKTIPTQYFGVKDQPIGTALTDIGILQVEQKGKSPEEGWDAATEEIKDVLGQ